One region of Rhodocaloribacter litoris genomic DNA includes:
- a CDS encoding IS110 family transposase: MRFYDGQHTHYAGVDLHTKTMFVCVLDATGTVLLERNTLANPKSFLKAITPFREELVVGCECIFTWYWLADLCEREGIAFVLGHALYMKAVHGGKTKNDRQDAHTIARLLRGGTFPLAHVYPKEKRATRDLLRRRTHFVRKRAERLAHVQNTSWQYRLESFGRRLANRSVTTCRDEVVAAFDDPQVRASVEADLDLIAHYDRLIRKLERQLEQQARIDDRRTYDLLRSIPGVGQVLALIFLYEIDDVTRFDSHQQFCSYARLIRPTKTSAGKAAGLPSFKQIGNGHLKWAFSEAALVLMRESKAVKGYVERMTQKHGKGKALGILSHKLGRSLYYMLRRGQYFDEQTFLQTA, encoded by the coding sequence ATGAGATTCTACGACGGCCAACATACGCACTACGCCGGCGTCGATCTACACACCAAGACCATGTTCGTCTGCGTGCTCGACGCCACGGGCACCGTTCTCCTCGAGCGCAACACGCTGGCCAACCCCAAGAGCTTCCTCAAGGCCATCACGCCCTTCCGTGAGGAACTCGTCGTCGGCTGCGAGTGCATCTTCACCTGGTATTGGTTAGCCGATCTCTGCGAGCGCGAGGGCATCGCCTTTGTCCTCGGGCACGCCCTCTACATGAAGGCTGTCCACGGCGGTAAGACCAAGAACGACCGTCAGGATGCGCACACCATCGCCCGGCTCTTGCGCGGGGGCACCTTCCCGCTGGCGCACGTCTATCCCAAAGAGAAGCGGGCTACGCGGGACCTGCTTCGCCGTCGCACCCACTTCGTCCGCAAACGCGCCGAACGGCTGGCGCACGTACAGAACACCTCTTGGCAGTACCGCCTCGAATCCTTCGGGCGCCGCCTGGCCAACCGCTCAGTGACAACCTGCCGCGACGAGGTGGTAGCCGCCTTCGACGATCCGCAGGTCCGCGCCTCGGTCGAGGCCGACCTCGACCTGATCGCGCACTATGACCGGCTTATCCGGAAACTGGAGCGCCAACTCGAGCAGCAGGCCCGCATCGACGACCGCCGCACCTACGACCTGTTGCGTTCGATTCCCGGCGTCGGCCAGGTGCTGGCGCTCATCTTCCTCTACGAGATTGACGACGTGACGCGCTTCGACTCGCATCAGCAGTTCTGCTCCTATGCCCGGCTCATTCGTCCGACAAAGACCTCGGCCGGGAAGGCGGCCGGTTTGCCCTCGTTCAAGCAGATCGGTAACGGCCACCTGAAGTGGGCTTTCAGCGAGGCGGCCCTCGTCCTGATGCGCGAGTCGAAGGCCGTCAAGGGCTACGTCGAGCGCATGACGCAGAAGCACGGCAAGGGCAAGGCGCTGGGCATCCTCAGTCACAAGCTCGGCCGCAGTCTCTACTACATGCTGCGGCGCGGTCAGTACTTCGACGAACAGACGTTCCTACAAACGGCCTGA
- a CDS encoding ArsR/SmtB family transcription factor codes for MATTKTEAFAKTDVELAELAKALAHPARLAILRALASRQTCICGDLVEILPLAQATVSQHLKVLREAGLILGDVEGPRVCYCLDVRALRRARAAFEAFFEALSLPEDGC; via the coding sequence ATGGCAACGACCAAGACGGAAGCCTTCGCGAAAACGGATGTCGAGCTGGCCGAATTGGCGAAGGCGCTGGCCCATCCGGCGCGGCTGGCCATCCTGCGGGCGCTGGCATCCCGGCAGACGTGCATCTGCGGCGATCTGGTGGAGATCCTGCCGCTGGCACAGGCCACAGTCTCGCAACACCTGAAAGTGCTCCGGGAGGCGGGCCTCATCCTCGGGGACGTGGAGGGGCCGCGTGTCTGTTACTGCCTGGACGTGAGGGCACTCCGTCGTGCCCGGGCCGCCTTCGAGGCGTTTTTCGAGGCGTTGTCCCTGCCGGAGGATGGCTGCTGA
- a CDS encoding TonB-dependent receptor domain-containing protein has product MLSVRFFSLLLGLMLAGGAYAQAGLEVTVLHFDTRAPVPGVTVYLENEVIGYGETAVTNAQGKVRFPAVTTAGLYDVFVPETEAYHEARADDLRLRANYTRSIILLLVPVRTVELGEVTVTAQTSFAEINTVNAEVGATLREQEVELLPVEGRDVTRVLYRLPNVTQATGFFPEAPNVSVNGANSLYVNYMVDGMDNNENFLGGQKFAVPTGFVQDITVLTNNYSTEFGRTGNGVFNITTKSGSNRFSGEAFYLMRPGPALDGAYRFAQRDLSGNPVKDGFMRQQGGVAFGGPIRRDRTFFFVNVEHTTDFKDNLLRVPQLGLTETVEGQNHFTYASARVDHRWSDRLRSTVRANVGLVQIERQGGGLEGGTTFPSAANTQDRNSVLVALMNTYTGDGFVAETNLQYSRFRWNYARASDGPQVSVLDPQELSVAVLGHPGFLFDDLENTFQLQQKLTATRGNHTFKLGAELVSSDFSLTGGGNPNGNYTVKLTQAQLDQLRAMNPGAGLRPEDLAPLNPEVLNYSVELRPKAFGARQNIWSFYVEDLVSASDRLNLTFGLRYDYDNLSKGGGTTGDWNNLAPRFSFNYKLDERSALRGGYGIFYDKIVYAIYSDALQQNSTAEGFKQQLRRLIDLGLLPSHTDLDRVTFEGNLTADFQGVPYLGGPTPEEVRARREDVFSNERRILNPDGYDNPYTHQFSLGYQLQLGPDRLFYVDLMHTRSYNLFRLRNLNAPAPYRLTRADIEGKTPDELRALVRTPAEADATRPVGPVPGGARNIVMTETAGEARYWAASFNLLKDRSGDDYAYRLSYTLSRLRNNTEDINFRAMDANDFEAEWGPSINDRTHVINAIFYYYPVRNLGLSVAALLQSGQPINRIPDATRFGTTDLNGDGRSFGDAYVGNSDRQPGEGRNSDRLPWSNTFDVGLQYRLPVRGGHLEFRADVFNVFNAENLSGYSNNATQSNQIQVGPADSGVLVRRNASPPRQFQFGLRYVF; this is encoded by the coding sequence ATGCTTTCCGTACGCTTCTTTTCCCTGTTGCTGGGTCTGATGCTGGCCGGCGGTGCGTATGCGCAGGCCGGGCTCGAAGTGACCGTCCTCCATTTCGACACCCGGGCGCCGGTGCCGGGCGTGACGGTGTACCTGGAGAACGAAGTCATCGGGTATGGCGAGACGGCCGTCACGAACGCCCAGGGCAAGGTGCGCTTTCCCGCCGTGACCACCGCCGGCCTGTACGACGTGTTCGTGCCCGAGACGGAGGCCTACCACGAGGCCCGCGCCGACGACCTCCGCCTCCGTGCCAACTATACGCGGAGCATCATCCTGCTACTGGTGCCCGTGCGCACCGTCGAACTCGGCGAGGTGACCGTCACGGCGCAGACGAGCTTTGCCGAGATCAACACCGTCAACGCCGAGGTGGGGGCCACGCTGCGCGAGCAGGAGGTGGAACTGCTCCCCGTCGAAGGGCGCGACGTGACGCGCGTGCTCTACCGCCTCCCGAACGTGACGCAGGCGACCGGTTTCTTCCCCGAGGCGCCCAACGTGAGCGTCAACGGCGCCAACTCGCTCTACGTCAACTACATGGTCGACGGGATGGACAACAACGAGAACTTCCTCGGCGGGCAGAAATTCGCCGTCCCGACGGGGTTCGTGCAGGACATCACCGTGCTCACGAACAACTATTCGACCGAGTTCGGCCGGACGGGCAACGGGGTGTTCAACATCACCACGAAGTCGGGCAGCAACCGCTTCTCCGGCGAAGCCTTCTACCTGATGCGCCCGGGGCCGGCCCTCGACGGGGCCTACCGCTTCGCCCAGCGCGACCTCTCGGGCAACCCGGTCAAGGACGGCTTCATGCGCCAGCAGGGAGGTGTGGCCTTCGGGGGGCCGATCCGCCGCGACCGGACGTTCTTCTTCGTCAACGTCGAGCACACGACCGACTTCAAGGACAACCTGCTGCGGGTGCCCCAGCTCGGCCTCACCGAGACGGTCGAGGGACAGAACCACTTCACGTACGCGTCGGCGCGGGTCGATCACCGCTGGAGCGACCGTCTTCGCTCGACCGTGCGGGCCAACGTGGGGCTGGTGCAGATCGAGCGGCAGGGCGGTGGCCTCGAAGGTGGCACCACGTTCCCCTCGGCCGCCAACACGCAGGACCGCAACAGCGTCCTCGTGGCGCTGATGAACACGTACACGGGCGATGGCTTCGTGGCCGAGACGAACCTCCAGTACAGCCGCTTTCGGTGGAACTACGCCCGCGCGAGCGACGGGCCGCAGGTGTCCGTCCTCGACCCGCAGGAACTGTCCGTGGCCGTCCTCGGACATCCCGGCTTCCTGTTCGACGACCTCGAGAACACGTTCCAGCTCCAGCAGAAGCTCACGGCCACACGCGGCAACCACACCTTCAAACTCGGCGCCGAGCTCGTCTCGTCCGACTTTTCCCTCACCGGCGGCGGCAACCCGAACGGCAACTACACCGTCAAGCTGACGCAGGCCCAGCTCGACCAGCTCCGGGCGATGAATCCGGGGGCGGGCCTGCGTCCGGAGGACCTGGCCCCGCTCAACCCCGAGGTGCTCAACTACAGCGTCGAGCTACGCCCGAAGGCGTTCGGGGCGCGGCAGAACATCTGGAGCTTCTACGTCGAGGACCTCGTCTCGGCCAGCGACCGGCTCAACCTGACCTTCGGCCTGCGCTACGACTACGACAACCTCTCGAAGGGCGGCGGCACCACCGGCGACTGGAACAACCTGGCCCCGCGCTTCAGCTTCAACTACAAGCTCGACGAGCGGAGCGCGCTGCGCGGCGGCTACGGCATCTTCTATGACAAGATCGTCTATGCTATCTACAGCGATGCGCTCCAGCAGAACTCCACGGCCGAGGGTTTCAAGCAGCAGCTACGCCGGCTCATCGACCTGGGTCTGTTGCCTTCGCACACCGACCTCGACCGCGTCACCTTCGAGGGCAACCTGACGGCCGATTTCCAGGGCGTGCCCTACCTGGGCGGCCCGACGCCGGAGGAGGTGCGGGCCCGTCGCGAGGACGTTTTCAGCAACGAGCGCCGGATCCTCAACCCGGACGGCTACGACAACCCGTACACGCATCAGTTCTCGCTGGGCTACCAGCTCCAGCTCGGCCCGGACCGCCTCTTTTACGTGGACCTGATGCACACGCGGTCGTACAACCTGTTTCGCCTGCGTAACCTGAATGCACCGGCGCCCTACCGCCTCACCCGGGCCGACATCGAGGGCAAGACGCCGGACGAACTCCGGGCGCTCGTGCGCACGCCCGCCGAGGCCGACGCCACCCGGCCCGTCGGCCCCGTGCCCGGCGGCGCCCGCAACATCGTCATGACCGAGACGGCCGGCGAGGCCCGCTACTGGGCGGCGAGCTTCAACCTGCTCAAGGATCGGAGCGGCGACGACTACGCCTACCGCCTCTCGTACACGCTCTCCCGCCTGCGCAACAACACCGAGGACATCAACTTCCGGGCGATGGACGCCAACGACTTCGAGGCCGAGTGGGGGCCGTCCATCAACGACCGGACGCACGTCATCAACGCCATCTTCTACTACTACCCCGTCCGCAACCTGGGGCTCAGCGTGGCGGCGCTGCTGCAGAGCGGCCAGCCCATCAACCGCATCCCGGATGCCACGCGCTTCGGCACCACCGACCTCAACGGCGACGGCCGCTCCTTTGGCGATGCCTACGTGGGCAACAGCGACCGCCAGCCCGGCGAGGGCCGTAACAGCGACCGCCTGCCGTGGTCGAACACGTTCGACGTGGGCCTCCAGTACCGCCTGCCCGTCCGTGGCGGTCACCTCGAGTTCCGCGCCGACGTGTTCAATGTCTTCAACGCGGAGAACCTGAGCGGGTACTCGAACAATGCCACGCAGAGCAACCAGATCCAGGTCGGTCCGGCCGACTCGGGCGTGCTCGTGCGCCGCAATGCCAGCCCCCCGCGCCAGTTCCAGTTCGGCCTGCGGTACGTGTTCTAG
- the arsM gene encoding arsenite methyltransferase codes for MTIDVQARRTGHTREVVITAETKPCCDTDCCGGTTEETTTTPEEAGAVKALVRAKYGALAASGEAGCGCGSACCGDEVSMVGEAYDDVEGYVAEADLRLGCGLPTKLAAIRPGDTVLDLGSGAGLDAFIARTLVGAGGEVLGVDMTPEMVARARQNAAKLGYENVRFVEGDIEALPLEDGRVDVVISNCVLNLVPDKRRAFAEMFRVLRPGGHFTVSDIVVRGGLPGAVRRSAELYAGCVAGAVEETTYLDWLREAGFEEVRVLEEKVIPVPDEVILEYVDADELAAYRRRGGAIVSVTVYGRKP; via the coding sequence ATGACCATCGACGTACAGGCCCGGCGGACCGGGCACACGCGGGAAGTCGTCATCACCGCCGAGACGAAGCCCTGCTGCGACACCGACTGCTGCGGCGGAACGACGGAGGAGACGACCACGACGCCGGAGGAGGCCGGGGCCGTCAAGGCGCTGGTGCGGGCGAAGTACGGTGCGCTCGCCGCATCCGGCGAGGCGGGGTGTGGCTGCGGCAGTGCCTGTTGCGGCGACGAGGTCTCGATGGTCGGCGAGGCCTATGACGACGTGGAAGGCTACGTGGCCGAGGCCGACCTGCGCCTGGGCTGCGGCCTGCCCACGAAGCTGGCCGCCATCCGTCCGGGCGACACCGTCCTCGACCTGGGCTCCGGCGCCGGCCTCGACGCCTTCATCGCCCGCACGCTCGTCGGGGCCGGGGGCGAGGTGCTCGGTGTGGACATGACGCCCGAAATGGTGGCCCGTGCCCGCCAGAACGCCGCGAAGCTCGGCTACGAGAACGTCCGCTTCGTCGAAGGCGACATCGAGGCGCTGCCGCTCGAGGACGGGCGGGTCGACGTGGTCATCAGCAACTGCGTGCTCAACCTGGTGCCGGACAAGCGCCGGGCCTTCGCCGAGATGTTTCGCGTGCTCCGCCCGGGCGGGCATTTCACCGTCTCGGACATCGTCGTGCGGGGCGGGCTGCCCGGAGCCGTCCGGCGCTCGGCCGAGCTCTACGCCGGCTGCGTCGCCGGCGCTGTCGAGGAGACGACCTACCTGGACTGGCTGCGCGAGGCCGGTTTCGAGGAGGTGCGGGTGCTGGAGGAGAAGGTCATCCCTGTGCCGGACGAAGTGATCCTCGAATACGTCGACGCGGACGAACTGGCCGCCTATCGCCGTCGGGGCGGGGCCATCGTGAGCGTGACAGTCTACGGCAGGAAACCCTGA
- a CDS encoding MATE family efflux transporter, whose translation MNTPPHPFTRRPHRTLIGLSVPVLFSLVAEPVTGLVDTAFVARLGATPLAALGVGTMVLSSVFWIFNFLGVGTQTEVAQAHGRGDAAHARRMNGLALAMAAGFGVLLLLAGYPLSGAAATVMGAAGDLHEAAATYIRLRWFGAPAVLLTLAAFGTLRGLQDMRTPLYVAVTVNALNIALDALLIFGAGPVPPLGIAGAAAASVVSQWIGAAWAVGTVLRRLGRPARLPVGEALRLLRVGGDLFVRTGLLTLFLVLTTRTATRIGAEGGAAHQAIRQVWMFTALFLDAFAVTGQSLVGFFIGAGDRAQARRVARVVCGWSLGTGVALGLAMWLAEGPVIHLLVPAGAAAVFVPAWHLAALSQPLNALSFATDGLHWGTADFRYLRNAMIAATTLGTAGLLLIDVRHPQALALVWAVTLGWIAVRAAFGVARIWPGVGRSVWAGPAQRVNERVPSG comes from the coding sequence TTGAACACGCCGCCCCATCCGTTCACCCGCCGCCCCCACCGGACGCTCATCGGGCTCTCCGTGCCCGTGCTCTTTTCCCTGGTGGCCGAGCCGGTGACGGGGCTGGTGGACACGGCGTTCGTGGCCCGGCTGGGGGCGACCCCGCTGGCCGCCCTCGGCGTGGGCACGATGGTGCTCTCGAGCGTCTTCTGGATCTTCAACTTCCTCGGCGTCGGCACGCAGACCGAGGTGGCGCAGGCCCACGGACGGGGCGACGCCGCGCACGCCCGCCGGATGAACGGCCTGGCCCTGGCGATGGCCGCCGGCTTCGGGGTGCTACTCCTGCTCGCCGGCTACCCGCTCTCCGGCGCCGCCGCTACGGTCATGGGCGCCGCAGGCGATCTGCACGAAGCCGCCGCCACCTACATCCGCCTCCGCTGGTTCGGCGCGCCGGCCGTCCTCCTGACCCTGGCCGCCTTCGGGACGCTTCGCGGGCTGCAGGACATGCGGACGCCGCTCTACGTGGCCGTGACGGTCAACGCGCTGAACATCGCCCTGGACGCCCTGCTCATCTTCGGCGCCGGGCCGGTGCCTCCGCTGGGCATCGCCGGCGCGGCGGCGGCCAGCGTCGTGAGCCAGTGGATCGGCGCGGCGTGGGCCGTGGGCACCGTGCTGCGGCGCCTCGGCCGCCCGGCCCGCCTCCCCGTCGGCGAGGCCCTGCGCCTCCTCCGCGTCGGCGGCGACCTGTTCGTGCGGACGGGCCTGCTGACGCTCTTCCTCGTGCTGACGACGCGGACGGCCACGCGCATCGGGGCCGAGGGCGGCGCGGCCCATCAGGCCATCCGGCAGGTGTGGATGTTCACCGCCCTGTTCCTCGATGCCTTCGCCGTCACGGGGCAGAGCCTCGTCGGCTTTTTCATCGGCGCGGGCGACCGGGCGCAGGCGCGGCGCGTGGCCCGGGTGGTCTGCGGCTGGAGCCTGGGCACGGGCGTCGCGCTCGGCCTGGCGATGTGGCTCGCCGAGGGGCCGGTGATCCATCTGCTGGTGCCCGCCGGGGCTGCGGCGGTGTTCGTCCCCGCCTGGCATCTGGCGGCCCTCTCGCAGCCGCTCAACGCGCTCTCGTTCGCCACCGACGGCCTCCACTGGGGCACGGCCGATTTCCGCTACCTCCGCAACGCCATGATCGCGGCGACGACGCTCGGCACGGCCGGGCTGCTCCTCATCGACGTGCGGCACCCGCAGGCGCTGGCGCTCGTGTGGGCCGTCACCCTCGGCTGGATCGCCGTCCGGGCCGCTTTCGGCGTGGCGCGCATCTGGCCCGGCGTGGGCCGGAGCGTCTGGGCCGGCCCCGCTCAGCGCGTGAACGAGCGCGTGCCGTCCGGCTGA
- a CDS encoding HmuY family protein encodes MRLLACLSTFLLGLPSLMAQPVAHRVENLDATPAGWVYFSLRENGPVVVIDEADDDWDLAFNSVEVRVNGTGQYVDEAFDALDEAPAGGYEAELPTGSGQGWYLYQFDTHTVIPIPDRVLVLRTRDGKYAKVQFLSFYRDSPDGTPSGPPRYYTFRYVFQPDGTRSFTR; translated from the coding sequence ATGCGCCTGCTTGCCTGCCTTTCGACCTTCCTCCTTGGCCTCCCCTCCCTGATGGCGCAGCCCGTCGCACACCGGGTCGAAAACCTGGACGCGACCCCCGCCGGCTGGGTCTATTTCAGCCTGCGCGAGAACGGGCCCGTCGTGGTCATAGACGAGGCGGACGATGACTGGGATCTGGCCTTCAACAGCGTCGAGGTCCGGGTCAACGGGACGGGCCAGTACGTCGACGAGGCCTTCGACGCCCTCGACGAGGCACCCGCCGGGGGGTACGAAGCCGAGTTGCCCACCGGCAGCGGCCAGGGGTGGTACCTGTACCAGTTCGATACCCACACCGTCATCCCGATCCCGGACCGCGTGCTCGTCCTCCGCACCCGCGACGGCAAGTACGCCAAGGTGCAGTTCCTCAGCTTCTACAGGGACAGCCCGGACGGCACGCCTTCTGGCCCGCCGCGCTACTACACGTTCCGCTACGTGTTTCAGCCGGACGGCACGCGCTCGTTCACGCGCTGA